One stretch of Terriglobales bacterium DNA includes these proteins:
- a CDS encoding sulfite exporter TauE/SafE family protein → MELVIGFLIAVSIGLTGVGGGVITAPVLILFLGMPAAEAVGTSLIFVAAVKTLAVPVYLSRKQVDFRVLWYLLLGGVPGVIAGSTLLARLQTGRSGAIVVTVVGGIVIFSAALTIWRYFREKSGQPTKENSPKKLSVAAGLIGAEVGFSSAGAGALGTLALFHFSKLTTAEIVGTDLMFGFVLALIGGGWHFAHGSFVAPVVIKLIAGGAVGALAGAYLGGFIPRQKLRFAMSVWLVWLGWQLCSRGWGALWT, encoded by the coding sequence GTGGAACTGGTTATTGGATTCCTGATTGCGGTTAGTATCGGTCTGACCGGAGTGGGAGGCGGGGTTATCACAGCTCCGGTGCTCATCCTGTTTCTGGGGATGCCGGCGGCGGAAGCGGTGGGAACGTCGCTGATCTTCGTGGCCGCGGTGAAGACACTCGCGGTTCCGGTTTATCTGTCACGGAAGCAAGTGGACTTTCGCGTCCTGTGGTACCTGCTGCTGGGAGGCGTTCCCGGTGTGATTGCGGGATCCACTCTGCTCGCGCGTCTACAGACGGGGCGCAGCGGCGCCATCGTGGTGACGGTGGTGGGCGGGATCGTAATCTTCTCTGCCGCACTGACGATCTGGCGTTACTTTCGGGAAAAGTCGGGTCAGCCGACAAAGGAGAATTCGCCGAAAAAGCTGTCAGTTGCAGCAGGGCTGATCGGAGCGGAGGTCGGATTCTCGTCGGCAGGAGCAGGCGCCCTGGGAACGTTGGCGCTGTTTCATTTCAGCAAGCTCACGACGGCGGAAATTGTGGGAACGGACCTGATGTTCGGTTTCGTTCTGGCGTTAATAGGCGGCGGCTGGCATTTCGCGCACGGAAGTTTCGTGGCGCCGGTGGTGATCAAGTTGATTGCGGGCGGAGCGGTAGGAGCGTTGGCAGGCGCGTACCTGGGAGGATTTATTCCTCGCCAGAAACTGCGGTTTGCCATGTCCGTGTGGCTGGTCTGGCTGGGGTGGCAGCTATGCAGCCGCGGC
- a CDS encoding phosphoadenylyl-sulfate reductase — MTATSVDYTKFTAEQLVASFLAESTQRACVTCSFQAEDMVVLDLVRQHRPDVAVLFLDTGYHFRETYAYRDRMTEELGLNLINLKADLSVAEQEAKHGRLYEVAPDYCCKIRKVEPLLRGLEPFDIWFTGLRREQSPSRANLPFVEYPTLPSGRHITKVNALAAWDWKSTWRRLEERKIPYLPLYDDGYSSIGCQPCTTVPLDPGNPRSGRWGGQKLECGIHTFDEAK; from the coding sequence ATGACAGCAACATCCGTCGATTACACGAAGTTCACCGCTGAGCAGCTTGTCGCATCGTTCCTGGCCGAATCCACCCAGCGTGCGTGTGTGACGTGCAGCTTCCAGGCAGAAGACATGGTGGTGCTGGACCTTGTGCGCCAGCACCGACCCGATGTGGCGGTTCTGTTTCTGGATACCGGTTATCACTTCCGCGAGACATACGCCTATCGCGATCGCATGACGGAGGAGCTTGGGTTGAATCTGATCAACCTGAAGGCTGATCTCTCGGTTGCGGAACAGGAGGCGAAGCACGGAAGGCTGTACGAAGTGGCGCCGGATTACTGCTGCAAGATCCGAAAGGTGGAACCGCTGCTTCGCGGACTGGAACCCTTCGACATCTGGTTTACAGGGCTTCGCCGGGAGCAGTCGCCATCACGCGCCAACTTGCCTTTTGTCGAGTATCCGACATTGCCCAGCGGGCGACATATCACGAAAGTTAATGCGCTGGCGGCATGGGACTGGAAGTCGACGTGGCGTCGCCTTGAAGAGCGAAAGATTCCCTATCTGCCTCTGTATGACGATGGCTATTCGAGCATCGGCTGTCAGCCGTGTACCACCGTTCCACTCGATCCTGGAAATCCCCGCTCCGGAAGATGGGGCGGCCAGAAGTTGGAATGCGGCATACACACGTTTGACGAGGCGAAGTAG
- a CDS encoding bifunctional precorrin-2 dehydrogenase/sirohydrochlorin ferrochelatase, giving the protein MSFSFPVMLDLEGKRCLVIGTGFGAQQKFEGLLRASAEVTLISSEAPEWLDRSQAAHVARDYQHGDLSGFFLVIATLGHEKNHAIWLEAEERGVLFNAVDDPQHCNFTYPAIHQQGDLLIAVSSNGKSPALASRVRDQIAEFVGPEYGRLLEIVGGMRRRIAEQFPAFDERKRVWYRLVDSQARERLRNGDEQGAREVLTEIINAGINGRN; this is encoded by the coding sequence ATGAGCTTTTCATTCCCCGTGATGTTGGACCTGGAAGGAAAACGCTGCCTCGTAATCGGAACCGGCTTTGGCGCGCAACAGAAGTTCGAGGGACTACTGCGGGCCAGCGCTGAGGTGACGCTGATATCGAGCGAGGCGCCGGAGTGGCTGGATCGATCGCAGGCCGCACACGTCGCACGCGACTATCAGCACGGCGATCTTTCTGGTTTCTTTCTCGTAATCGCAACGCTGGGTCACGAGAAGAACCACGCAATCTGGCTTGAGGCTGAAGAGCGCGGCGTGCTTTTCAACGCGGTGGATGATCCACAGCACTGCAACTTCACGTATCCGGCGATCCACCAGCAAGGCGATCTGCTGATCGCGGTTTCGTCGAATGGAAAGAGTCCAGCGCTAGCGTCGAGGGTTCGCGATCAGATCGCAGAGTTTGTTGGGCCGGAGTACGGACGATTGCTGGAGATCGTGGGAGGAATGCGCCGACGAATAGCGGAGCAATTTCCTGCCTTCGATGAACGAAAGAGAGTCTGGTATCGGCTGGTGGATTCCCAAGCCCGCGAACGGTTGCGAAACGGTGACGAACAGGGCGCGCGAGAAGTACTGACCGAAATCATCAACGCTGGAATAAACGGGAGGAATTAG
- a CDS encoding NADPH-dependent assimilatory sulfite reductase hemoprotein subunit — MAETRSGAEVLKENSQHLRGTIAQELALEVPGFTKGAIGLLKFHGMYEQTDRDAKKAGLPVVPGSMVRVGIPGGVVSAEQYLILDSLADEVGDGGLRITSRQDIQFHRVRKTNLPTLVRTLNKALLSTLAACGDVVRNVTCCPAPTHNNAELQLHARTLAKRLKPSTRAYYEIWIDGEKAATAEEKETEPLYGETYLPRKFKIGITPEGDNCTDIYSNDVGLVAKYGANGLQGFVVLVGGGLGMSPGVKASHPRLADALCFVTPEEVGDVVETIVKVHRDLGNRSNRRLARLKYVVEGMGLDAFRAEVEARLGRKLEPAQDLEWASGKDHFGWHKDDKGNWFVGLPVVSGRIRDEGTSRIRSGLRHIVGTFRVNVRFTSQQNILLTDITDGQRGAIAEALRTFGIVQAVELPPVLRDSLACPALPLCGLAVTEAERVLPQISAQIQAELDAVGLDQQEVSMRITGCANGCARPYTAEIGIVGQSVDLYTIYAGGSHLGTRLGKVLFDKVKRTQIAEVLRPVLRNYRDNRLHNERFGEFCERTNFGDFPSDSVRPEQVEVEA, encoded by the coding sequence ATGGCGGAAACAAGGTCGGGAGCCGAAGTCCTCAAGGAGAACAGCCAGCACCTTCGCGGCACGATCGCGCAGGAACTCGCGCTGGAAGTTCCGGGGTTCACGAAAGGTGCGATTGGGCTGCTGAAGTTTCACGGAATGTACGAGCAGACCGACCGTGATGCGAAGAAGGCCGGACTGCCAGTTGTGCCCGGGTCGATGGTACGCGTCGGCATACCCGGCGGTGTAGTGTCAGCCGAACAGTACCTGATACTGGATTCACTGGCCGACGAAGTCGGTGACGGTGGCCTGCGTATCACGAGCCGGCAGGATATCCAGTTCCACCGCGTACGAAAAACCAATCTCCCCACGCTGGTACGAACTCTCAACAAAGCGTTGTTGTCGACGCTGGCGGCGTGCGGTGACGTTGTCCGCAACGTGACGTGCTGCCCCGCCCCGACGCACAACAACGCGGAGTTGCAATTGCATGCACGCACACTGGCAAAGCGGCTAAAGCCGAGCACGAGGGCGTATTACGAAATCTGGATCGACGGCGAGAAGGCAGCTACAGCAGAGGAGAAAGAAACGGAGCCGCTTTACGGGGAAACGTACCTGCCCCGGAAGTTCAAGATCGGTATCACGCCTGAGGGCGACAACTGCACCGACATTTACAGCAACGACGTGGGCCTGGTCGCGAAGTACGGCGCGAACGGACTGCAAGGCTTTGTCGTGCTGGTAGGCGGCGGACTGGGAATGTCCCCCGGCGTGAAGGCGAGCCATCCAAGGCTGGCGGATGCATTGTGCTTTGTGACCCCGGAGGAGGTTGGCGATGTGGTGGAGACGATCGTAAAAGTTCATCGCGACCTTGGGAACCGGAGTAACCGCAGGCTGGCAAGGCTGAAGTACGTGGTCGAAGGCATGGGACTGGACGCGTTTCGAGCAGAAGTAGAAGCGCGGCTGGGACGGAAGCTGGAACCTGCTCAGGATTTGGAATGGGCGAGCGGCAAAGATCACTTTGGCTGGCACAAGGATGACAAGGGTAACTGGTTCGTTGGACTTCCTGTTGTGAGCGGTCGCATTCGAGACGAAGGGACATCGCGGATTCGCAGCGGATTGCGCCATATTGTCGGGACCTTCCGGGTTAACGTGAGATTCACGTCGCAGCAGAACATCTTGTTGACGGACATCACGGATGGCCAGCGAGGCGCGATTGCGGAAGCTTTGCGGACCTTCGGGATCGTACAGGCGGTGGAACTGCCTCCGGTGTTGCGCGATTCGCTGGCGTGCCCCGCGCTGCCGCTGTGCGGTCTCGCCGTAACCGAGGCTGAGCGGGTGCTGCCGCAGATCTCCGCGCAGATTCAGGCGGAACTCGATGCCGTTGGACTGGATCAGCAGGAAGTCTCGATGCGCATAACCGGATGCGCGAACGGATGCGCGCGTCCGTACACCGCCGAGATCGGGATCGTGGGCCAGAGCGTGGACCTGTACACGATCTACGCCGGTGGTTCACACCTGGGTACGCGGCTGGGAAAGGTGCTGTTCGACAAAGTCAAACGAACGCAGATCGCAGAGGTGCTGCGGCCTGTGCTCCGTAACTATCGCGATAACCGGTTGCACAACGAACGATTCGGGGAGTTCTGCGAACGAACGAACTTCGGAGACTTTCCTTCCGACTCCGTCCGGCCAGAACAGGTTGAGGTGGAAGCATGA
- the cysN gene encoding sulfate adenylyltransferase subunit CysN, translating to MATHELVTPSIGIEAFLKQDEEKELLRFSTAGSVDDGKSTLIGRLLYDCRGVYEDQLAAVKKSAINRSSGPIDFSLLTDGLRAEREQGITIDVAYRYFATARRKFIIADTPGHEQYTRNMATGASTADLAIILLDARNGVLPQSRRHAYIASLLGIPHVVVAVNKMDLVDFREDIFLRIQEEFARYLNQLGIGSARFIPISAVDGDNVVARSLRTSWYGQQSLLEVLETVPVSASDNERALRFPVQYVLRPDLKFRGYAGQVLSGTLRAGDSVMVLPSGRTTRVKAMPSFDGDVPTASKGMSVTVSLEDEIDISRGDMLVSPLQLPHVARQFEARLVWMHEEPMRLHKPYVIKHTTQQVTATVTAARHKVDIGTLAHIADSELRMNDIGAVTIQTNRPLFFDSYKENRRTGSFILIDPLTNATVAAGMIDEAKGDGAQKQKSGPALQERTGRLTPAERYARAGYYPATIWLTGRAELAYLIERQLFELGYHVHVLAENTASQSLPELAKVLNNAGVIAIVSTEAFDWEQRELARVLVPGDRFLEFSPEELNADDELAAKQVRETLEFRGLTRRTSLLNGEGI from the coding sequence ATGGCGACACACGAACTGGTCACACCTTCGATAGGAATTGAAGCATTCCTGAAGCAGGACGAAGAGAAAGAACTGCTGCGTTTCAGCACCGCGGGAAGCGTGGACGATGGCAAGTCGACGCTCATTGGGCGGCTCCTCTACGACTGCCGCGGCGTCTACGAAGACCAACTGGCGGCGGTGAAGAAGTCAGCGATCAACCGATCTTCCGGGCCAATTGATTTTTCGCTGCTGACGGATGGACTGAGGGCGGAGCGCGAGCAAGGGATCACGATCGATGTAGCCTACCGTTATTTTGCAACGGCCCGGCGGAAGTTCATCATCGCCGACACTCCAGGACATGAGCAGTACACGCGCAACATGGCCACCGGAGCTTCGACCGCGGACCTCGCGATCATTCTGCTCGATGCACGAAACGGCGTGCTGCCGCAGTCGCGGCGTCATGCCTACATCGCTTCCCTGCTCGGCATTCCGCATGTGGTGGTCGCCGTCAACAAGATGGACCTTGTTGACTTTCGCGAAGACATCTTCCTGCGCATTCAAGAGGAATTTGCACGTTACTTGAACCAATTGGGAATTGGTTCCGCTCGGTTCATTCCGATCAGTGCGGTCGATGGGGACAACGTCGTCGCGCGAAGCTTGCGGACATCGTGGTACGGCCAACAGAGCTTGCTCGAAGTACTGGAAACAGTTCCGGTTTCGGCGAGCGATAACGAGCGGGCCCTGCGCTTTCCTGTGCAATACGTACTGAGACCGGATTTGAAGTTTCGCGGATATGCGGGCCAGGTGCTTTCGGGGACGCTCCGCGCGGGCGACAGCGTCATGGTACTTCCGTCGGGCCGCACCACCCGAGTGAAGGCAATGCCGAGTTTTGACGGCGATGTCCCGACGGCTTCCAAAGGCATGTCCGTTACGGTCTCGCTGGAAGATGAAATTGATATCAGCCGCGGAGACATGCTGGTTTCGCCGCTGCAGTTGCCCCACGTTGCGAGGCAGTTTGAAGCCAGGCTGGTGTGGATGCATGAAGAACCTATGCGTCTGCATAAGCCTTACGTGATCAAGCACACGACGCAACAGGTGACAGCAACGGTGACTGCCGCCCGACACAAGGTGGACATCGGCACGCTGGCGCACATCGCCGACTCCGAGTTGCGCATGAACGATATCGGCGCGGTAACCATCCAGACGAATCGTCCGCTGTTCTTCGATTCCTACAAGGAGAATCGGCGGACCGGCAGTTTCATCCTTATCGATCCGCTTACAAACGCAACGGTGGCGGCCGGAATGATTGACGAGGCCAAGGGCGATGGGGCGCAGAAACAGAAATCGGGACCGGCTCTGCAAGAACGAACTGGAAGACTGACTCCGGCGGAGCGGTACGCACGTGCGGGGTATTATCCGGCGACGATCTGGCTGACTGGCCGTGCAGAACTGGCGTACCTGATTGAACGTCAGCTGTTCGAGCTTGGATACCACGTACATGTTCTGGCTGAGAACACGGCGAGCCAAAGCCTTCCGGAGTTGGCGAAGGTACTGAATAACGCCGGAGTGATTGCGATCGTTTCAACCGAGGCATTCGACTGGGAGCAGCGGGAACTGGCACGCGTGCTCGTTCCGGGAGACCGCTTCCTCGAGTTTTCACCTGAGGAGCTGAATGCGGATGACGAACTGGCCGCGAAACAGGTTCGGGAGACGCTCGAATTTCGTGGACTGACAAGACGAACCAGCCTGCTGAACGGAGAAGGAATCTGA
- the cysD gene encoding sulfate adenylyltransferase subunit CysD, with the protein MSAAGFVSHDFQPTRLTHLQVLEAESIHILREVAAEFANPVMLYSIGKDSSVMLRLAQKAFYPGKIPFPLLHIDTTYKFAEMIEFRDWYPKSIGARLIVHTNRDAIRDGASPYVLGTQKCCGLLKTRALLDALEEGGFDAAFGGARRDEEKSRAKERIYSFRDVHGQWDPKNQRPELWNLFNSRVDKGESIRVFPLSNWTELDVWQYIHLENIPIVPLYFAKEREMVVRGDSLIPIEHNPPLKAGERPQKVMCRMRSLGCTPCTGAIRSDADTVPKIIEELISFRRSERENRVIDHDQEGSMELKKREGYF; encoded by the coding sequence ATGAGTGCCGCAGGTTTCGTTAGTCACGATTTTCAGCCCACACGGTTGACTCACCTGCAAGTGCTCGAAGCGGAAAGCATTCACATTCTGCGCGAAGTAGCAGCCGAGTTTGCCAATCCGGTGATGCTGTATTCGATCGGCAAAGATTCATCGGTGATGTTGAGGCTAGCACAGAAGGCCTTCTATCCCGGCAAGATCCCCTTCCCTCTGCTGCATATAGACACGACCTACAAATTTGCCGAAATGATCGAGTTTCGGGACTGGTATCCGAAGTCGATCGGCGCACGGCTGATTGTTCACACGAATCGCGACGCGATTCGCGATGGCGCGAGCCCGTATGTACTCGGCACACAAAAGTGCTGCGGATTGCTCAAGACGCGGGCGTTGCTGGACGCATTGGAAGAGGGCGGGTTCGATGCGGCATTCGGCGGAGCTCGGCGGGACGAAGAGAAATCGCGTGCAAAGGAACGCATCTACTCGTTCCGCGACGTGCACGGACAGTGGGACCCGAAGAACCAGCGTCCCGAGTTGTGGAACCTATTTAACTCGCGCGTGGATAAGGGCGAGAGCATTCGCGTGTTTCCGCTGTCGAATTGGACGGAGTTGGACGTCTGGCAATACATCCACCTGGAGAATATTCCGATTGTCCCCCTGTACTTCGCCAAAGAGCGCGAGATGGTGGTGCGTGGCGACAGCCTGATTCCCATCGAGCACAACCCTCCGCTGAAAGCGGGCGAGCGGCCCCAGAAGGTGATGTGCCGGATGCGCTCGCTCGGGTGCACGCCGTGCACGGGCGCAATTCGCTCCGACGCCGATACGGTGCCAAAGATCATCGAAGAGCTGATCTCGTTTCGCCGGTCTGAGCGCGAGAACCGCGTGATCGATCACGACCAGGAAGGATCGATGGAACTGAAGAAACGCGAGGGATATTTCTGA
- the cobA gene encoding uroporphyrinogen-III C-methyltransferase: MGFGKVYLVGAGPGDPELLTLRALKLLQQADVLLYDRLVSPEIRALAHPEAKLIPCGKGPGEQEEVQQWIFEQMLLHSTEGKLVVRLKSGDPCVFGRGGDEWLFLTQHGIEVEMVPGLSSSIAAATSCGIPLTHRNLSRAFTVVTGHRKGEEPTEWSRYAAIDTLVVLMGVGERASIASALIDAGRPAFEPVAFIERATTHRERVLTATLEEVARGEVEVEAPAVFVIGWVVALRDQLIPQVAQLQETAVLAASSGDLR; encoded by the coding sequence ATGGGTTTTGGGAAGGTGTACCTGGTAGGCGCCGGGCCTGGCGATCCGGAATTGCTGACGTTGCGCGCCCTCAAGTTGCTTCAGCAAGCGGACGTGCTGCTCTATGACCGGCTGGTCAGCCCGGAGATTCGGGCGCTTGCGCATCCCGAGGCGAAGCTGATCCCTTGCGGAAAAGGTCCGGGCGAACAGGAAGAAGTGCAGCAATGGATTTTTGAACAGATGCTGCTGCACAGCACGGAAGGCAAATTGGTTGTGCGGCTGAAGAGCGGCGATCCGTGCGTGTTTGGCCGTGGCGGAGACGAATGGCTGTTTCTGACGCAACACGGCATTGAGGTGGAGATGGTGCCAGGCCTGTCGTCGTCAATTGCTGCAGCGACGTCGTGCGGCATTCCGCTGACGCATCGGAATCTCTCGAGGGCCTTCACCGTGGTTACGGGCCACAGGAAAGGTGAGGAACCGACGGAGTGGTCGCGATATGCCGCGATCGACACGCTGGTGGTGCTGATGGGGGTGGGCGAACGCGCATCGATTGCGTCGGCGCTCATCGATGCCGGACGGCCCGCGTTCGAACCAGTTGCCTTCATTGAACGAGCAACAACCCACCGCGAACGAGTACTGACGGCAACATTGGAAGAAGTCGCAAGAGGCGAGGTAGAGGTCGAGGCGCCCGCGGTTTTCGTCATCGGCTGGGTGGTGGCCTTGCGAGACCAATTGATTCCGCAGGTAGCTCAGTTGCAGGAGACTGCGGTACTTGCCGCGTCGTCGGGAGATTTGCGATGA